A region of the Anaerobiospirillum thomasii genome:
GGAGAGTTTGTTGAACACATAGTAAAAACCGCCTGAGGTTACTCTTTTAACCTCTGTATCCTTAGAGCGATCTGTACGTATGCCATAGACAGTATCAATGCCCTCTTCTCTCCAGATTTTTACAAATTCCAAAATAAGCTCAGGCGGATCCTGCAGATCAACATCTATAGGCACTACAGCATCGCCACTTGCCAGATCCAAAGCTGCAGTCATGGCAGCCTCTTTACCAAAATTACGTGACAGAGCAATAAAGTTTATATAGCTTTTGCTTTGCATCAGATTTTTAATAATCTGTGCACTTTTATCCTTTGAGCCATCATCAACAAAGACAATTTCAATATGCTCCATAATAGGAGCTAAGATCTTTTCAACCTCACTGACAAAAGTCTCAATAGTCTCCTCTTCATTATAGACAGGCACTAAAAGTGAGATCCTGTAATTATCATCATATCTGCTCATATGTATTATCCATAGTTAATTTTAATAATAATTGTTCTTATTAGTCAGTTAAAAACTCATGTCTTGATTTTGAGTTATGCTTGAAATGACCGCCAAGGGCTGTAGTTGTGGTCAGTGAGCTAGGATCGCGCACACCTCTGGCCTTGACACAATAATGCGTGGCACTTATGGACACAGCCACATTCTGAGTATCAAGCAAGGTCTGCAGTGCAACTAGAATCTGCTGAGTCATACGCTCCTGCACCTGCGGTCTGTGCCCGAAAAACTGCACAATACGATTGATTTTAGACAGGCCTATAATCTTATCCTTTGGCATATAGGCCACCTTTGCCACACCATCAATTACCACAAAGTGATGCTCACATGTTGAGGTTAACGTTATATCCTTAACCTTGATCATCTCATCAAAGTGCATTTTGTTTTCAATAAGAGTAATCTCAGGAAAATTCCTGTAATCAAGGCCTGAGAAAATCTCGTTTACAAACATTTTGCCCACACGCTCTGGCGTCTTAATAAGACTGTCATCAGACAGGTCAAGCCCTAAAGTCTCCATGATTTTTTGCATGTGCGAGGCTATAATCTCTCTTTTTTGCTGGGGTGATAAACCATTGTCATGCCATGGAGTTTCAAGGCCACAGGCCTCAAGTGCGTTTTTAACCAGCAGAGCCTCAGCAGTTAATTTATCAGTCATTTATTTTGCCTCATACCATAAAGCGTTTTTTTCATAGGTAAAGTGCAGATGCTTGTGGGTTAACTTAAACATTTTTGACAGATGCATGCCAAGATTCTTAACCCCGTCCTGCTCTGAGGCATGATGCCCGCAGGCAAAAACAACTGTACCTGTCTCATGGGCCATATGATAGGTCTGCTCATTGACATCGCCCGTAATCAAAGCATCAAAATCAGGACATTTGTTATTATCAAGCACAAAGCTGCCAGAGCCTGAACATACAGCAAAACTTGAAAGCATAAGATTTTCATCATCTGTGCCTATAATGCTCACACGACTGTCAAGATGACGGGTCAGTGCAATGGCAATATCTTTGACACTAGCTGCACTCTCGCGTACTGCCCTCATGGCTATGGAGGCTGCATTGCCCTCTTCTATGTAATCCACCTCACAGGCGCCTATGATTTTGCACAGATTGATATTGTTGCCAAAGTTTATATTGGCATCAAGAGGTAGATGATAGGCTATAAGATTTATATTGTTATCTAAAAGTGCCTTGACTCTTTCTTTATAGGTGCCCACAATACGACCATCATCACCTTTCCATAACAGACCGTGATGCACCAAAAGAGTATCAGCGCCAGATTCAATGGCAGCATCAATTGCATCTAGCGATGCTGTAGCTGCTGTTACCAGCACATTGCAGTTTTGAGATCCTTCAACCTGCAGTCCATTGACGGAGGCATCCTTAAACTTAGTGACATCTAAAAGCTCATCTAAATAATCAACAAGTCTTGCTATTTCCATGCCCATATCCTCTGTACTTAAAAAAATTAAAATGCAGGATCATCCTGCCCTATGTGCTAAATCCCAGCTGCACGTCATTCCCTTTAAAGCCTGAATAAAGGGAGGCTTAAAGCCAGAATAATGCCCTAGTGCAAGGTAATGTCAGCTACAGCCTTTATTGCACCTCAACAATAATTCCCTTTGATCCTGTAACCTTGCCCACCTTTTCAAGTGTAGGCTTTAATGCATCACGGCTCTTGCCAGAGCCTGCATAGACACGCACCATACTTTTGCCGTTGATGGTGACATTACGGCTAAAGGCCTTGATACCGGCAGCTTTTAGATTGGCAATCATACGATCGGATTTATCCTTTTGGGAAAAAACACCAACCTGAACACTAAAGGTGCCTGCTGCCACCTTATCGCTGCTGCTCTCTTGTTTAGGGCTGACCTTGTTTGCAGGCTTGCCCAGCACTTCAACTTTGTTCTGTGCAGTATTCTGTGCAGGAGCCTTGGAGCCTAAAACCTCGACCTTTGGTTTGGCACTGCTGGTATTAGGTGTTTTTTGTGCCTGTGAGCCTATTAAAACCTCACCGCCGCCAGATACAGGAGCTGCGCTGTCAACAAAGGATGATGTAGTGTTGTGAGCACCATTACCGGCACTGACAGTACTGTCTGATGCATGCAGCACACCGTCTGAGGCTGATGGAGCTGCAGGCTGTGTCTGCAAGGCATCACCTTTGAGTGAGAGCTCACCTGAAGAGCTGCCGCCGTCATCACCTTCAAGCAAGGTGGAATAATCAGGCTCGAAATTAGACATAAGCTGTCCATTTTCATCAGTTATAGCTCCATTTTTATCAATGGCAATTGCCTGATTGTTCTCCTGTCTGCGCTCGGCATCATTGTCCATCATGGCAGGCAGTGCTATTAAAACTATGGAAATTATTACAAAAAAGCCCACTATTCTATTTCTTATGGTGCTTCCTAAAGCCATTATCCTATCCTCAAACAGTATTATTCTTTGTAAAATATTTCAAAGCCGCAGCTGCAGTTACAAAAGAGCCGAAAATAATTATTTCATCATCTTCACAGCTCTCTTGCAGCGCACAGTCAATGGCCTTTTCAATATCATCAAAACCTCTGACGCTTTGTGTGTCTGCTACGTAATTTAATACAGCGTTCTCAAGCCTGGTGTAATCCTCTCCGCGCACGCCTGTGCTTGAGGCTACATACCATACATCAAACAGATCATGTACTGAAGCTATCACGCCTTCTATATCTTTATCCTTGAGCATGGCAACTACAGCCTTGCGCTTTGTGCCTGTGCCCTTTTGCAGTGACAGACGCATGTGCAGATGACGTGCAGCCTGCTCATTGTGTGCCACATCAATATATACATCAGGACTTTTAGCAATCTTCTGCATACGACATGGCAGCGCTGTGTGTAACAGTGTATCCTCAAGTGCCTTGTCTTTGATGACAAAGCCCATATCCTCAAGTTGCTTTAGAGCACATAGGGCAATACCTACACACTCAAAGGGAATTTTTGGCAGCGCATAGTGCTCATGTACACACAAGGCAGCACTTTTGCCACAGCCGCTGCTGTAACTAAAGTCAAATGTATCAAGCCCCGGGACAAATGTGGTCTTAAAATCAATGCCAGAGGCTAAAAGCTTTACCTTTTTATCAAGGCAGATCCTATGTATAACATCAAAGGCCCTATTCTCAACTGCGCCTAAGATACATACGGATTTATCCTTGATAATGCCGGCCTTTTCATAGGCTATCTTATCAATGCTGTCGCCTAATATCTGCACATGATCAAGGCCTATGGAGCTTATCAGGGCCAGATCTGCATCAATAATATTGACAGCATCAAGCCTGCCTCCAAGTCCCACCTCTAAAACAAGCACATCTACATTGCTTTTTTTAAAGCAGTAAAGGGCTGCAAGAGTGGTAAATTCAAAATAGGTAAGAGCAGTATCCTCAATCTTAGAGATCTGAAAAATACGTGAGAACGCCTCACATAGCAGAGTGTCATCCACCTGCTGTTGATTGATACTGATACGCTCGGTAAAATCAATAAGATGCGGTGATGTATAAAGTCCTGTGGTGTAGCCTGAGGCATAAAGAGCCTGTGCAATGAAGGCGCAGGTAGAACCTTTGCCGTTCGTACCTGCCACTGTTATAACTTTTTTATCTGCAAAGCTATCAAGGCCAAGAGCGCGGCAGACTCTGCCCACGCGCTCAAGACCAAGTTTGATTTTTGACATGTCTATGCTTTCAAGATACAAAAGCCATGTCTTTAAATCTCTGCAGTCTTTATCAATAACAGTCATTTATTTATACACGGGTGCTTGGCGCATCCTCTGTTGCTGCGCTCTCTTTGTTATCAACCGTAGCAGCCTGCTCAGCACTTTGATTCGGATCCTCAAGATGCATGAGCTTGGCAATGACTGAGGCTATACCGTTGCGCATATTGGAACGAGGAATAATCATATCCACAGCTCCCTTTTCGCGCAGAAATTCTGATCTCTGGAAGCCCTCTGGCAGTTTTTCACGTACAGTCTGCTCAATAACACGCGGTCCTGCAAAGCCGATTAAAGCATTAGGCTCAGCTATATTCACATCACCAAGCATGGCAAGAGAGGCTGACACACCGCCCATGGTAGGATTGGTCATAACCGAAATAAAAGGCAGACCAGCCTTTGCAAGACGGGCAAGAGCTGCTGAGGTTTTGGCCATCTGCATTAAGGAGAATAAAGACTCCTGCATGCGGGCACCGCCTGAGGTTGAAAAACATACAAGAGCACGTCTTTCTTTGAGGCACTCATTTACAGCAAGACAGAATCTCTCGCCAACCACAGCTCCCATGGAGCCTGCCATAAAATCAAATTCAAAGGCACATGCCACCACGGCAATACCCTTTAAATATCCCTTGTAGACCACAAGGGCATCCTTTTCGCCGGTGCTCTTTTGAGCAGCGGAAAATCTGTCTTTATAACGCTTTAAATCCTTAAAGCGCAGAATATCCTTAGGCTCAAGCTCTGCACCAATCTCGCTTCTGCCCTGCTCATCTAAAAAGGCATTTAATCTGACGCGGGCTTTAATACGCATGTGATGGCCACATTTTGGACACACATTAAGATTACGGTCAAGCTCTGCTTTATATAAAACCTGATCACATGACTCACATTTAGTCCATACGCCCTCAGGAATTTCATGCTTGACACTTGTACTTCTGCTGCCAGGTAAAAATTTCTCTAACCAACTACTCATGCATATGCTCCTAAATCTCTGCCTTTGCTATCATACCTAAGGCCCTCTCATCTGTATAAGAGAGAATGAAAGCCTCTTTAAAATTATGATTTTAAGATTTGTATCAAATTCTGTATGACATTATGGCTTTAAAGTATGTAGATTATAGCGCATGGCAACTTTAATTCCAATTTATTAAAACAAAAGCGGCCATAGCTTAAGACAAAAGAGCCTGTATATGCTCTTTTGCTATATATTTTTCATAATCCCACAAAAGACTCTATGCCTCGGGACTAAGTGCCATTTTGTATATAGCCTCACAGTCTGTGCGATGCAGCGTGACAAAAGATCCCTGTCTTTTGTGGTCAATATCAAGCGAACTTAAAAAGCGCGGAATATCACTGCCTGTAATGCCCATCTGTGACAGACTTTGTGGCATACCTAGTTTTATAAAAAAGCTTTTTAAGGCCTCTATGCCCTTTTTGGCTGTTTTCTCAGGATGCTCAAAATCCATATCTATAGCAAAGACTCTGCTTGCAAACTGCGCAAAACGCATAATATTGTGCTGCATGACATACTCCATCCAGCATGGAAAAATTACGGCAAGACCTGCTCCATGCGGCACATCAAACAGTGCTGAAACCTGATGCTCAAGATTGTGACAGGACCAGTCCTGTGCTCTGCCCACACCACATATATTATTGTGTGCCATGCTGCCAGCCCACATAAGATTGGCTCTGGCCTCATAGTTATAAGGCTCTTTTAAAATCCTTGGAGCTGTTTCAATTATGGATAAAAGCACAGCCTCACACATTCTGTCAGTTATAGATACATCATAGGTATTGGTAAAATAGCGCTCTAGTATATGACAAAACATGTCGCAGGCACCACAGCCTGTTAAATAGGCGCTTAGCGTAAAGGTAAGCTCAGGGTTGAGCACGGCAAAGACAGGCGTAAGATTGTCATCTGCATAACTTATCTTATATACATTCTCACCAATCTGTTTTTGAATGACACAGCTGTTTGAGCTCTCCGAGCCTGAAGATGGCAGGGTTAAAACCACTCCAACATCAAGAACTTTGCCTGTCTTTTCCTGATTTAAAAAGAAATCAAAGACGTCACCTTCATGATAAAAGCCAAGAGCAATGGCTTTGGCTGTATCTATGGCACTGCCGCCGCCTACGGCTAAAATCAGATCAACATTATTTGCACGTGCCATCTCTATGCCACTGTAGACCAGATCTATACGCGGATTGGGTCTGACACCGCCGTGGCGCAGAGTGCTTATTTCACACTCTTTGAGCTTATGCTCTATTCTGTCTATAAGACCTGACTGTATGGCATAGTTCTGGCCATAGACCAAAAGCACTTTATGATAGCCGCCGTCCCTGACTATAGTGCCTATATTGTCATCCTGACCAAAACCAAAATAATAATGAGTTTTACGTGCAAATTCAAAATTATCCATGTGCCACCTTTATTTACAGATACCCTCTGGTTTTACAAACTGCAAAGGCATAAAGTCATAGGCTATATGGGATCCGTCAGCATCGCAGCTGCGTCTTATAGAATCTACCTTGTAGAATTTCTGCAAAATGCGGTTTGACCAGTGGCTCTTTGATGCCCTTACATCTGCAATATACAGATATTTTGAATTGGTAATTCTAAAAGGAGTTACCACAAGATCCTTTATATTCTTATCAAGCTGAGAGTTGATCTGACTTTCTCTGACCTTTACATCCTGTTTGACTTCATAGTAGCAATAAAGGGTATTGCCCATGGTAATAGCACTGTACAGACAGGCAACAGCCATAAAGGTTTTGCACAGAGCCGGAGTTAAAAGCCCCTCGCCCTTGCTGCTTATAAGTGAGCTTAAACCTACAGTTGCAGCTGTGACAAAGACAGTAAAGCCAATAAATGAACGGGCAGGTACAGTAGGGGAGGCGAGCATAATCAGAGCACTTAAAAGACCAATGGCTGCTAAAAACAATGATCCTGCATACTGATAGGTATCATTGACATGCAGCATGCGGCCTCTTACTTTAAATAAAGAGATAAAAAAGGCGGCTACCAGGATAAACTGAAAGACTATGGAGCTTAAAATAATCTCAACGGAGCGTGGCAGATGCTCCATAAAATCAAAGCCCTTGGCTTCAATAAAATCCATGCGCGCAGCATTGCCAGGAGCCAGAGCTAAAAGTAAAAAGCCTAAAAGAAGACCAATACCGCCTGTAAACTGCCATAAGGTTAAGGTGCGTCTTTTTATATGATACAGATTTAATAAACCTACAGCACAGACTAGCGCTGCTGATGTGTTTTCATTACACCAGCCTGCCATGACACCAAGTACAAACATCAATGGTGCAAAAATAAATGGCAGTGTGTAGGCATCCTTTCTTATTGACAGCCTAAATGGCAGCAAAAAGATCAAAATTATAGTTGTGGTATAAAGATAATTTGAGCTTGATACTACATTAAAGACAACCTCACCGTAGGATCTGGTGCAGATCCACAGCATCATTGTGATAAAGACAATACTTAAAAAGTTAAGTTTGAATGTTGGAGCAATGCCACGGCCGTTATAGTAGATAAATAACACTAAAAGTATATAGCATATGCCCTGAATTATAGAGTGAGCAGGTTTGCCCATATACAAAAGAGACTGTGCTATAACATGGGCCACAGTACGTCCGCCCCAGTCAAAGTAGTGACGATACTGCGAGACAATGACATCAGAGAATGAGCTTACAAAGTCGCCAGTTCCCTCAATTAGCATATATCTAAAGTCATTGGCAAAATAAGGCGCAAGATTTGCTGTAATACTGATAAAAGCAAACCACAGCACCAGATACCATATGGCACGATTTATAAAAAGATGCCTTATTATTGGATGAAAGGCCATAAATACCTCTAAAATACAAATGTATATTTACTATCTTATCTGTTTTGAATGACAATAATTCTACATTGTTTTACCCCGCTTGAAACTATTTATTGTCTAAAAAGCCTTATTATCAGTTAAGAACTTTATACGAGGCATTTGCTCTGTCCTATCTAAAGTATAATCTAAGCTCTTCGTAACATATATGAATGACCAGTTTTTGCCATATCAATTTGTCATACTTATTTTTATTGTGTCAGCTATTTTTTCATACATTATTTGTATCTAAATGCATGTGTTCTCAAAAGTTGGAATAGAGTGTGCACAAAGATCAGGGTTGCATATGCTTACCTGTGCTCTTTGTTTTTATGTGATTTTTAATTAAAATTAGGCGGGTTTCTTATAGAGTTAGATTTTATAAGGGCTACAGCTGCACTGTTTTGGACGACATCAGCTGTAGCCTGCTCAAAAAGCAACATGATTACATCTCAACTTTGTCATTAAAACTTACGCAATAAACTCGCTTAGATTCACACAAAAGTTTTGTCTATAAGATCAAACCATTTATATAATGTCCAAGTCGCTATTGTCAGAATTGTGATTAAAACTTATCATTTGTAAATTAAAAGCATATAAGCCTATCTAGCATTGCTATAATGGCTCCACCTTGCACAGACAGTATCAAAACATCAGGTATTTGCTATGTTTCTTATAGTTTTATATATCATAGGTATTACTGCAGAGGGAATTACGGGAGCTCTTGCTGCCGGAAAGCGCAATATGGATCTCTTTGGCGTGATGTTTATTGCCTGCGCTACAGCTATAGGCGGAGGCTCTGTTAGGGACATGATCTTTGGTCACTATCCTTTAACCTGGGTGGCAAATCCTGAATATCTGCTTATTGTCTGTATAGCTGCTCTTATTACTACCCGTATGCCTTATTTCTTCGGGCGTTTTGAAAGAACCTTTTTAGTTTTAGATGCGCTGGGCCTTGCTGTTTTTTCTGTAATTGGCGCCAAAATCGGTATGGAATATCATCCTACAGGATCAATGGCTTTGATTGGAGCTGTAATTACAGGTGTGTTTGGCGGAATATTACGTGATATCTTTTCAGCCCGTATTCCTCTTGTGTTCCAAAAAGAGCTCTATGCTAGTATCTCACTTCTGACCGGAGCCATGTTTGTAGCTATTAACTACATAGACAAGCATGTAATTGAAGTTAATGAAAATATCAATATTATAATCTGTCTTGCTGTAGGTTTTATTACGCGCCTTATTGCCATACGCTATCATCTTGAGCTGCCTGTGTTTAATTACAAACCTGAAAATATCAATAAAGATAAAATAAAGGTTAATAAGAGCACAGCCAATAAAAGCTAGATATGTACTAAAGAAAAATCACGATCAACATTTAAATGATAGTTTAAGATGATGTAGTTTGTATAAATACACTCTCTTGCATAAGAGTCTTGTATCTGCTTATCTTTCTACCATTTTCTAAAAAAGTCGGAGTTTTAGTATTTAGTATAAAGTACCCCATATTTGATAAATTATAGGGTAATAGCTATCCTGCCCTCTGCCTTTATTTATTTTCCTGCACTCTAAGGTATACAGTTAAAATTTAGACACAAATTAGAGTATTGACTATAATGTCATGATGTCATGCTTTTTTTAATTATTTAACATCAGGTCTTTACGATGCACATTGCAGATCTTATGCCCTATGCCACAGAGCAGGTTCAGGTAAAAAAACATATTGGCAATCTTTTAGATCCTACCCTTGCCATGTCTATAGTTTCAGTCTTTGAGCGTCATGAGGGATCGCTGCTTGTCATCTGTGCCAGTGCCTTTGATGTTTTAAAGCTTATAGACGATATACGCTGTTTAAATCCTGCCATTGATATTAAGCATTTTAAAGACTATGAGACACTGCCTTATGACAGTCTGTCACCGCATCAGGATATTATCTCCTCTCGCCTTGAGCTCTTATCCACCATAGGAGCTAAAAAGGAGCTTATAATCTGCTCTGTAAGCACTGTCATGTCCCGTCTGTGTCCTGTAGATTACATTGTTAAAAAATCATTTTTACTAAAGGTAGGTGACAGGCGCGATATTTCACAGCTAAAGAGCCGACTTGTTGAGCATGGCTATGTGCAGGTGACACAGGTTTTAGAGCATGGAGAATTTGCTCTGCGCGGCTCTATTTTAGATATATTCCCTATGGGCAGTGATGAGCCTTATCGTATAGACTTTTTTGATGACGAGGTTGACTCTATTGCAACCTTTGATCTTGAGTCACAGCGCTCTGTAAAAAAAACACAGAGCATAAAACTGCTGCCTGCCCATGAATTTCCTCTTGATGAGGAGGGCATTGCCATTTTCAGAAGCCGATATCGTGACTATTTTGTCAATGCCAATCTGCAAAAGCACACTATCTATCAGGCCATATCCAAAGGCGCCATACCTGCTGGCATTGAGTATTATCTGCCTTTGTTTTTTGCCTCAACTTCCACACTCTTTGACTATATTGCAGATACTACTGCCATTGTTCTTGCTGGCGATGTAATGCAGGGGGCAAATGATTTTGATGTTGAGGTGCACAAAAGAGCATCTTTGTTTGCAGGCAACAGTGACCATCCGCCTCTGCCGGCCTACAGTGTATTTTTAAGCCCCAAGGAGCTTTTTGACTGTATTAAAGTCCATGACAGAATCTATTTAAATGGCGAGACATTTTCTGATGATATTGTCAAAAAGCGTGGTTATAGCAATGCCAAAGTTTCAAAGATTGATGATATTGCCTTTAGTCATAATAAAAAGGACAGCTCTGAGCGATTTGTAAGCTTTGTGACAGATTATATTGCCCATGGCGGACGTATATTAATAAGCGCCATCTCAGAAGGTCGCCGTCAGTCTTTAAAGGAGATAATTCCAGGCTCGCTGTACAAAAGTTTTAATATAACGCCAGCCTCATCAGTACAGGATTTTCTTGATAAAGAAGATCCTTTGATGCTCACCATTGCCCCTTTTAGCAACGGCGCCATTTTAGATAAGCATAAACTGTGCTTTATAACAGAAACCGAGATTTTTGGACAGCAGGTTGTAAAACAGAAAAAAGAGCGCTCCAGACGCTTTGCCTCACAGGATGCCATTATCAAGAATCTAGCGCAGCTGAGCGAAGATCAGATTGTTGTACATATTGATCATGGCATTGGCAGATACAAAGGTCTTGTGACATTAACCATAAATGGTGTTAAAGGCGAGTATCTGACTATTGAGTATCAAAATGGCGATACACTCAATATCCCTATTACCTCGCTTAACAAGATAGCGCGCTATGCAGGATCTGAAAACCCTGTGCTCTCCAAGCTTGGCAATGACAGCTGGAGCCGTAAAAAACACAAGGCCGCCACCAAGGTTTTAGATGTGGCCGCCAAACTTTTAGATCTCTATGCCATGCGTCAGTCACGTCAGGGGCAAAGCTTTAATGTTGATAAAAAGGCGCTTGATGAATTTGCCTCAGGCTTTGGCTATGAAGAGACAGCCGATCAGAGAGCCGCCATTGATGCCACCATTGCCGATATGTGCTCCAACGAGCCTATGGACAGACTTATCTGCGGTGATGTAGGCTTTGGTAAAACCGAGGTGGCCCTGCGTTCTGCCTTTGTCTG
Encoded here:
- the folE gene encoding GTP cyclohydrolase I FolE; the encoded protein is MTDKLTAEALLVKNALEACGLETPWHDNGLSPQQKREIIASHMQKIMETLGLDLSDDSLIKTPERVGKMFVNEIFSGLDYRNFPEITLIENKMHFDEMIKVKDITLTSTCEHHFVVIDGVAKVAYMPKDKIIGLSKINRIVQFFGHRPQVQERMTQQILVALQTLLDTQNVAVSISATHYCVKARGVRDPSSLTTTTALGGHFKHNSKSRHEFLTD
- a CDS encoding Nif3-like dinuclear metal center hexameric protein: MEIARLVDYLDELLDVTKFKDASVNGLQVEGSQNCNVLVTAATASLDAIDAAIESGADTLLVHHGLLWKGDDGRIVGTYKERVKALLDNNINLIAYHLPLDANINFGNNINLCKIIGACEVDYIEEGNAASIAMRAVRESAASVKDIAIALTRHLDSRVSIIGTDDENLMLSSFAVCSGSGSFVLDNNKCPDFDALITGDVNEQTYHMAHETGTVVFACGHHASEQDGVKNLGMHLSKMFKLTHKHLHFTYEKNALWYEAK
- a CDS encoding SPOR domain-containing protein, which translates into the protein MALGSTIRNRIVGFFVIISIVLIALPAMMDNDAERRQENNQAIAIDKNGAITDENGQLMSNFEPDYSTLLEGDDGGSSSGELSLKGDALQTQPAAPSASDGVLHASDSTVSAGNGAHNTTSSFVDSAAPVSGGGEVLIGSQAQKTPNTSSAKPKVEVLGSKAPAQNTAQNKVEVLGKPANKVSPKQESSSDKVAAGTFSVQVGVFSQKDKSDRMIANLKAAGIKAFSRNVTINGKSMVRVYAGSGKSRDALKPTLEKVGKVTGSKGIIVEVQ
- a CDS encoding bifunctional folylpolyglutamate synthase/dihydrofolate synthase, with amino-acid sequence MTVIDKDCRDLKTWLLYLESIDMSKIKLGLERVGRVCRALGLDSFADKKVITVAGTNGKGSTCAFIAQALYASGYTTGLYTSPHLIDFTERISINQQQVDDTLLCEAFSRIFQISKIEDTALTYFEFTTLAALYCFKKSNVDVLVLEVGLGGRLDAVNIIDADLALISSIGLDHVQILGDSIDKIAYEKAGIIKDKSVCILGAVENRAFDVIHRICLDKKVKLLASGIDFKTTFVPGLDTFDFSYSSGCGKSAALCVHEHYALPKIPFECVGIALCALKQLEDMGFVIKDKALEDTLLHTALPCRMQKIAKSPDVYIDVAHNEQAARHLHMRLSLQKGTGTKRKAVVAMLKDKDIEGVIASVHDLFDVWYVASSTGVRGEDYTRLENAVLNYVADTQSVRGFDDIEKAIDCALQESCEDDEIIIFGSFVTAAAALKYFTKNNTV
- the accD gene encoding acetyl-CoA carboxylase, carboxyltransferase subunit beta, whose protein sequence is MSSWLEKFLPGSRSTSVKHEIPEGVWTKCESCDQVLYKAELDRNLNVCPKCGHHMRIKARVRLNAFLDEQGRSEIGAELEPKDILRFKDLKRYKDRFSAAQKSTGEKDALVVYKGYLKGIAVVACAFEFDFMAGSMGAVVGERFCLAVNECLKERRALVCFSTSGGARMQESLFSLMQMAKTSAALARLAKAGLPFISVMTNPTMGGVSASLAMLGDVNIAEPNALIGFAGPRVIEQTVREKLPEGFQRSEFLREKGAVDMIIPRSNMRNGIASVIAKLMHLEDPNQSAEQAATVDNKESAATEDAPSTRV
- a CDS encoding iron-containing alcohol dehydrogenase; amino-acid sequence: MDNFEFARKTHYYFGFGQDDNIGTIVRDGGYHKVLLVYGQNYAIQSGLIDRIEHKLKECEISTLRHGGVRPNPRIDLVYSGIEMARANNVDLILAVGGGSAIDTAKAIALGFYHEGDVFDFFLNQEKTGKVLDVGVVLTLPSSGSESSNSCVIQKQIGENVYKISYADDNLTPVFAVLNPELTFTLSAYLTGCGACDMFCHILERYFTNTYDVSITDRMCEAVLLSIIETAPRILKEPYNYEARANLMWAGSMAHNNICGVGRAQDWSCHNLEHQVSALFDVPHGAGLAVIFPCWMEYVMQHNIMRFAQFASRVFAIDMDFEHPEKTAKKGIEALKSFFIKLGMPQSLSQMGITGSDIPRFLSSLDIDHKRQGSFVTLHRTDCEAIYKMALSPEA
- a CDS encoding DUF3329 domain-containing protein, whose amino-acid sequence is MAFHPIIRHLFINRAIWYLVLWFAFISITANLAPYFANDFRYMLIEGTGDFVSSFSDVIVSQYRHYFDWGGRTVAHVIAQSLLYMGKPAHSIIQGICYILLVLFIYYNGRGIAPTFKLNFLSIVFITMMLWICTRSYGEVVFNVVSSSNYLYTTTIILIFLLPFRLSIRKDAYTLPFIFAPLMFVLGVMAGWCNENTSAALVCAVGLLNLYHIKRRTLTLWQFTGGIGLLLGFLLLALAPGNAARMDFIEAKGFDFMEHLPRSVEIILSSIVFQFILVAAFFISLFKVRGRMLHVNDTYQYAGSLFLAAIGLLSALIMLASPTVPARSFIGFTVFVTAATVGLSSLISSKGEGLLTPALCKTFMAVACLYSAITMGNTLYCYYEVKQDVKVRESQINSQLDKNIKDLVVTPFRITNSKYLYIADVRASKSHWSNRILQKFYKVDSIRRSCDADGSHIAYDFMPLQFVKPEGICK
- a CDS encoding trimeric intracellular cation channel family protein — its product is MFLIVLYIIGITAEGITGALAAGKRNMDLFGVMFIACATAIGGGSVRDMIFGHYPLTWVANPEYLLIVCIAALITTRMPYFFGRFERTFLVLDALGLAVFSVIGAKIGMEYHPTGSMALIGAVITGVFGGILRDIFSARIPLVFQKELYASISLLTGAMFVAINYIDKHVIEVNENINIIICLAVGFITRLIAIRYHLELPVFNYKPENINKDKIKVNKSTANKS